One Nostocoides sp. HKS02 genomic window carries:
- a CDS encoding NCS2 family permease: protein MAKLSTPLRVTHQPTEVGGIDRFFQITERGSTLGREIRGGLVTFFTMAYIVVLNPLIIGTQQDASGKFLGGGSVVHAITLVAAGTALVAGVMTLLMGVVANFPIALATGLGLNAFVTFGIAKLPNMTWADAMGLVVIEGVIITILVLTGFRQAVFRAVPAELKTAISVGIGLFIAIIGLVDAGFVRKPAGGPVPVELGIGGFLNGWPLLVFVVGLLSIIVMMVKRVRGAILYGIVGATVLAVVVEAIGKIGSQTDATGKVVNPAGWGLNVPKLPDTIVDVPNFGLLGHFSVLGSFSKIGVVSAVLLVFTLLLADFFDTMGTMVAIGAEAGLLDKAGNPPNSDKILLVDSVAAIAGGAGSVSSNTSYIESASGVGEGARTGLASVVTGVLFLLATFLAPLVKIVPYEAATPALVVVGFLMMQQVKGIDWDDLEVAIPAFLTIVLMPFTYSITAGIGAGFVVYTLIKVVRGKSSAIHPLLWAVSGLFVIYFAIDPVKSLLGVH, encoded by the coding sequence ATGGCAAAGCTCTCCACGCCCCTTCGCGTGACTCACCAGCCGACCGAGGTCGGCGGAATCGACCGCTTCTTCCAGATCACCGAGCGCGGCTCGACGCTCGGCCGCGAGATCCGCGGTGGACTCGTCACGTTCTTCACGATGGCCTACATCGTCGTGCTCAACCCGCTCATCATCGGCACCCAGCAGGACGCCAGCGGCAAGTTCCTCGGTGGCGGCAGCGTGGTCCACGCGATCACCTTGGTCGCCGCGGGTACGGCGCTGGTTGCCGGCGTCATGACGCTGCTCATGGGCGTGGTCGCCAACTTCCCGATCGCGCTCGCCACGGGCCTGGGCCTCAACGCGTTCGTGACCTTCGGCATCGCGAAGCTGCCCAACATGACGTGGGCCGACGCGATGGGGCTGGTCGTGATCGAGGGCGTGATCATCACGATCCTCGTGCTCACCGGTTTCCGACAGGCGGTGTTCCGCGCCGTCCCCGCCGAGCTCAAGACGGCGATCTCCGTCGGCATCGGCCTGTTCATCGCGATCATCGGGCTCGTCGACGCGGGGTTCGTGCGCAAGCCGGCGGGCGGCCCCGTGCCCGTCGAGCTGGGAATCGGTGGCTTCCTCAACGGCTGGCCGCTGCTCGTCTTCGTCGTCGGGCTGCTGTCGATCATCGTGATGATGGTCAAGCGGGTCCGGGGCGCGATCCTCTATGGCATCGTCGGCGCCACCGTCCTCGCGGTGGTCGTCGAGGCCATCGGCAAGATCGGGTCGCAGACCGACGCCACCGGCAAGGTCGTCAACCCAGCGGGCTGGGGCCTCAACGTTCCCAAGCTGCCCGACACGATCGTCGACGTCCCCAACTTCGGGTTGCTCGGCCACTTCAGCGTGCTCGGGTCCTTCTCGAAGATCGGCGTCGTGTCCGCGGTGCTGCTCGTCTTCACCCTGCTGCTGGCCGACTTCTTCGACACCATGGGCACGATGGTCGCCATCGGCGCCGAGGCCGGGTTGCTCGACAAGGCCGGCAACCCGCCGAACTCCGACAAGATCCTGCTCGTCGACTCCGTCGCCGCGATCGCTGGTGGCGCTGGCTCCGTCTCGTCCAACACCTCGTACATCGAGTCGGCCTCGGGCGTCGGTGAGGGCGCCCGCACCGGGCTGGCCTCGGTCGTCACGGGCGTCCTGTTCCTGCTCGCGACCTTCCTCGCACCACTCGTGAAGATCGTCCCGTACGAGGCAGCCACGCCCGCCCTGGTCGTCGTCGGCTTTCTGATGATGCAGCAGGTCAAGGGCATCGACTGGGACGACCTCGAGGTCGCGATCCCGGCGTTCCTGACGATCGTGCTCATGCCGTTCACCTACTCGATCACGGCGGGCATCGGTGCGGGCTTCGTCGTCTACACGCTCATCAAGGTCGTCCGCGGCAAGTCCAGCGCCATCCACCCGCTGCTCTGGGCGGTGTCCGGACTGTTCGTGATCTACTTCGCGATCGATCCCGTCAAGAGCCTGCTCGGGGTTCACTGA
- a CDS encoding MarR family winged helix-turn-helix transcriptional regulator — translation MTPSPTRTRRAIDAGLSPSAISALAGELRLACMRISRRVRFESTDGVAPHQFSVLSRLEQTPRTPGELAEIEKVSAPSMTRTVAGLVERGLIARTDDPADRRQVILTLTPEAVTLLRDIRRKRDAWMSVRVGRLSPQEQDILRQASAILTRVAAE, via the coding sequence ATGACCCCATCGCCAACGCGCACCCGCCGCGCCATCGATGCTGGGCTCAGCCCCTCAGCGATCTCAGCCCTCGCGGGCGAGCTGCGTCTGGCCTGCATGCGGATCTCGCGACGAGTTCGGTTCGAGAGCACCGATGGCGTCGCGCCGCACCAGTTCTCGGTGCTGTCCCGCCTCGAGCAGACGCCCCGTACCCCTGGTGAGCTGGCCGAGATCGAAAAGGTGAGCGCGCCCAGCATGACCCGGACTGTCGCCGGACTCGTCGAGCGAGGACTCATCGCGCGCACCGACGACCCGGCCGACCGCCGACAGGTGATCCTCACGCTCACGCCGGAGGCCGTCACCCTGCTGCGCGACATCCGCCGCAAGCGCGACGCCTGGATGTCGGTCCGGGTCGGCCGCCTCTCGCCCCAGGAGCAGGACATCCTGCGTCAGGCCTCAGCGATCCTCACCCGGGTGGCCGCGGAGTGA
- a CDS encoding MFS transporter, with protein MSPTFSSLSVRSYRVYAMGAFVSNIGTWMGRVAQDWLVLTELTHHSSTALGIVTGLQFLPFLLLAPWAGMIADRYPKRAILAITQTSLALSSLVLGLLVVTGSAHLWMVYAIALFTGLVTAVDNPARQTFVSEMVPHDRLANAVSLNSASFNAGRLVGPGVAGLTIAAFGTGWTLLLNTGTFVAVLFALASIRRDDLRPAPMLRRGKGAIREGVSYVRTRPDLQLVMALVFVLGTFGMNFQITTALMATKLFHKGPQEYGLLGSIMAIGSLAAALLSARRARPRLRVLLVALVGFTVSSGLAALAPTYPLFALALIPVGLSALTALTTANAMVQLSVDPAMRGRVMALYMAIFMGGTPLGAPVIGWIGEVWGPRWTIGIGTIAVGLMLVAVSIWMARHENVQVSYESQRRPRIRIRTVAQPTVSEPIPEAVR; from the coding sequence GTGAGCCCGACCTTCTCCTCGCTCAGCGTCCGCAGCTACCGCGTCTATGCCATGGGCGCGTTCGTGTCCAACATCGGCACCTGGATGGGTCGGGTGGCCCAGGACTGGCTCGTGCTCACCGAGCTGACTCATCACTCGTCGACCGCCCTCGGCATCGTCACGGGGCTGCAGTTCCTGCCGTTCCTGCTGCTGGCGCCCTGGGCGGGCATGATCGCCGACCGCTACCCGAAGCGGGCCATCCTCGCGATCACCCAGACCTCGTTGGCGCTGTCCTCCCTCGTGCTCGGCCTGCTGGTCGTCACCGGCTCCGCCCACCTCTGGATGGTCTACGCCATCGCCCTGTTCACCGGATTGGTCACCGCCGTCGACAACCCGGCGCGACAGACCTTCGTCTCCGAGATGGTGCCGCACGACCGGCTCGCCAACGCCGTGTCGCTCAACAGCGCCTCGTTCAACGCCGGCCGACTGGTCGGCCCGGGCGTCGCCGGCCTCACCATCGCGGCGTTCGGCACCGGCTGGACCCTGCTGCTCAACACCGGCACGTTCGTCGCCGTGCTCTTTGCGCTCGCCTCGATCCGCCGAGACGACCTGCGACCGGCCCCGATGCTCCGCCGAGGCAAGGGCGCGATCCGTGAGGGCGTCAGCTACGTCAGGACGCGACCGGACCTGCAGCTCGTCATGGCCCTGGTGTTCGTGCTCGGCACGTTCGGGATGAACTTCCAGATCACCACGGCCCTGATGGCGACCAAGCTGTTCCACAAGGGTCCCCAGGAGTACGGCCTGCTCGGCTCGATCATGGCGATCGGCTCACTGGCCGCGGCCCTGTTGTCCGCTCGGCGGGCCCGCCCGCGCCTGCGCGTGCTGCTCGTCGCCCTCGTGGGGTTCACGGTCTCGAGCGGCCTCGCTGCCCTCGCGCCGACCTACCCCCTGTTCGCGCTCGCCCTCATCCCGGTCGGCCTGTCGGCGCTCACCGCGCTGACCACGGCCAACGCGATGGTCCAGCTCAGCGTCGACCCGGCGATGCGGGGTCGGGTCATGGCGCTCTACATGGCGATCTTCATGGGTGGCACACCGCTCGGCGCCCCGGTCATCGGCTGGATCGGCGAGGTCTGGGGTCCGCGGTGGACCATCGGGATCGGGACGATCGCCGTGGGACTCATGCTGGTTGCCGTGTCCATCTGGATGGCCAGGCACGAGAATGTGCAGGTGAGCTACGAGTCCCAGCGGCGCCCGAGGATCCGCATCCGCACGGTCGCCCAGCCCACCGTCTCAGAGCCGATTCCCGAGGCGGTCCGGTGA
- a CDS encoding lytic transglycosylase domain-containing protein, with protein MKAVTRQPWRTIAAGVPAIALIGAGVALATTGVTPGGTHVVADSKPLVTVPSAPLAQPEAPTLPPLPAPPEQSATSFAAGPAALPSTMTANGIPALALAAYQRAASLVDAADPGCKIDWALIAAIGKVESNHGRYGGNGIDKDSTVRPGIFGIPLNGANSTAVIHDTDNGVYDHDTTWDRAVGPMQFIPSTWQVVGVDANGDGKKDPQNISDAAAATAVYLCSGPGDLSTDSGARSAVLRYNQSDAYAAEVLAIAAGYRGGYTVEPASALTPDQRNGSPFLPSGDPQTMAQYNPAVASQPASSTKPAAKPSAGSGSKTIVAAPGTPGSGTGSGGTSAAGTGSGSTPPAPSVGGVVGGVVGGLTGGLTGGGSTPTPTPAPSPSPSSTPTPAPTPTLVGPLKIPTCPTPYVYNALTKTCVRL; from the coding sequence ATGAAAGCCGTGACGCGACAGCCGTGGCGCACCATTGCCGCCGGCGTGCCCGCCATCGCCCTGATCGGGGCCGGGGTGGCCCTGGCCACCACCGGGGTCACTCCCGGCGGCACCCACGTCGTGGCCGACTCCAAGCCCCTCGTCACCGTGCCGTCGGCGCCGCTCGCCCAGCCCGAGGCGCCCACGCTCCCGCCGCTGCCCGCTCCGCCGGAGCAGTCCGCGACGTCGTTCGCCGCCGGACCAGCCGCCCTGCCGAGCACGATGACCGCCAACGGCATCCCCGCCCTGGCGCTCGCTGCCTACCAGCGCGCAGCCTCCCTCGTCGATGCGGCCGACCCCGGCTGCAAGATCGACTGGGCGCTCATCGCGGCCATCGGCAAGGTCGAGTCCAACCACGGTCGGTACGGCGGCAACGGCATCGACAAGGACAGCACGGTGCGGCCCGGCATCTTCGGCATCCCGCTCAACGGTGCTAACAGCACCGCTGTCATCCACGACACCGACAACGGCGTCTACGACCACGACACCACCTGGGACCGCGCGGTGGGCCCGATGCAGTTCATCCCGAGCACCTGGCAGGTCGTCGGGGTCGACGCCAACGGCGACGGCAAGAAGGACCCCCAGAACATCTCGGATGCCGCAGCCGCGACCGCCGTGTACCTCTGCTCGGGCCCCGGCGACCTCAGCACCGACTCCGGCGCGCGCTCGGCGGTCCTGCGTTACAACCAGAGCGACGCGTATGCCGCCGAAGTGCTCGCCATCGCGGCGGGCTACCGCGGCGGCTACACCGTCGAGCCGGCCTCGGCACTGACCCCGGACCAGCGCAACGGCAGTCCGTTCCTGCCCTCGGGTGACCCGCAGACGATGGCCCAGTACAACCCGGCCGTCGCGAGCCAGCCGGCGTCGAGCACCAAGCCGGCCGCCAAGCCCTCGGCGGGCTCGGGCTCGAAGACCATCGTCGCCGCGCCCGGCACACCCGGCAGTGGGACGGGCAGCGGCGGCACGAGCGCAGCCGGAACGGGATCCGGGAGCACGCCCCCCGCCCCCAGCGTCGGAGGTGTCGTCGGCGGCGTCGTGGGAGGCCTCACCGGCGGCCTGACTGGCGGGGGCTCGACCCCGACACCCACCCCCGCACCCAGCCCGTCGCCGTCCTCCACGCCGACGCCGGCGCCGACCCCGACGCTCGTTGGGCCCCTCAAGATCCCGACCTGCCCCACTCCCTACGTGTACAACGCCCTGACGAAGACCTGCGTCAGACTCTGA
- a CDS encoding type IV toxin-antitoxin system AbiEi family antitoxin domain-containing protein yields MELHDLAKHGVVSTADATALGLGPSDLRRLVKAGTVRRLIRGWYAVCPPGAERPPWEGADSFESARRQHRLLVAALLRSFAGRAVASHHSALVLHDVEVWRSDLGVAQLCRSEDDHSRHRPAAMLHPAVGLPPVLAPSGLRTVPLATAVVQVGLRPPARGVAPLPLESLVAADNALHQGLVTTEELAAAIRAHAGAPGIPGVRSLLAHADGRHESVGESRLAHTMRVLGYRFTPQIPVTFLGRKWRVDFELDDHPVAIEFDGLAKYAGGVANPTPEQLRQALAREKWREDRLRDSGREVVRFIWSEADDARLVRARINEAILRARRRRSA; encoded by the coding sequence GTGGAACTGCACGACTTGGCCAAGCACGGCGTGGTGTCGACCGCCGACGCCACCGCCCTTGGACTCGGCCCTTCCGACCTGCGGCGGCTGGTCAAGGCCGGCACGGTTCGCCGCCTCATCCGAGGGTGGTATGCCGTATGCCCACCCGGCGCCGAACGGCCGCCTTGGGAGGGCGCGGACTCCTTCGAGTCGGCCCGTCGGCAGCACCGGCTGCTCGTCGCCGCGCTGCTGCGGTCGTTTGCCGGGCGCGCTGTGGCCAGCCACCACTCTGCGCTGGTGCTGCACGACGTGGAGGTCTGGCGATCGGACCTCGGGGTCGCCCAGCTGTGTCGCTCGGAGGACGACCACTCGCGTCACCGCCCCGCCGCGATGCTGCATCCGGCCGTCGGACTCCCTCCCGTCCTCGCGCCAAGCGGACTGAGGACGGTCCCTCTGGCAACCGCCGTGGTCCAGGTCGGACTGCGGCCTCCCGCTCGCGGCGTCGCGCCGCTGCCCTTGGAGAGCCTTGTCGCCGCCGACAACGCCCTGCATCAGGGCCTCGTCACCACCGAGGAGCTCGCGGCGGCCATCCGGGCACATGCGGGCGCACCCGGCATACCTGGGGTTCGGAGCCTTCTCGCCCACGCGGACGGTCGACACGAGTCCGTCGGTGAGTCTCGGTTGGCCCACACCATGCGAGTGCTCGGGTACCGCTTCACCCCGCAGATCCCGGTGACGTTCCTGGGCCGGAAGTGGCGTGTGGACTTCGAGCTCGACGACCACCCCGTCGCCATCGAGTTCGACGGTCTCGCGAAGTATGCCGGCGGCGTGGCGAACCCGACGCCGGAACAGCTGCGACAGGCACTGGCCAGGGAGAAGTGGCGCGAGGACCGGCTCCGGGATAGCGGGCGTGAGGTGGTCCGGTTCATCTGGTCGGAGGCCGACGACGCGCGTCTGGTCCGAGCGCGGATCAACGAGGCGATCCTGCGCGCCAGGAGACGCCGCTCGGCCTGA
- a CDS encoding citrate synthase 2 produces MSDSDFKPGLEGVIAFESEIAEPDKEGGSLRYRGVNIEDLVGRVAFGQVWGLLVDNEFDPGLPPAEPFPLPVHSGDVRVDVQSALAQLAPLWGFKPLLDIEPEEARDNLARASVMALSFVAQSARGQERPMVPQRDVDKGKTIVERFMIRWRGEPDPKHVEAVDAYWVSAAEHGMNASTFTARVIASTGADVAACLSGAVGAMSGPLHGGAPSRVLHMIEGVEETGDATAYVKGVLDRGERLMGFGHRVYRAEDPRARVLRATCQRLDAPRYEVAAALEQAALTELRERRPDRVLETNVEFWAAVLLDFAEVPASMFTPMFSCARSAGWSAHILEQKKTGRLIRPSARYIGEAPRGLEAVAGYRA; encoded by the coding sequence ATGTCCGACAGCGACTTCAAGCCCGGACTCGAGGGCGTCATCGCCTTCGAGTCAGAGATCGCCGAACCCGACAAGGAAGGCGGCTCGCTGCGCTATCGCGGCGTGAACATCGAGGACCTCGTCGGCAGGGTGGCGTTCGGTCAGGTCTGGGGCCTGTTGGTCGACAACGAGTTCGACCCAGGACTGCCGCCGGCCGAGCCGTTCCCGCTGCCGGTGCACTCCGGTGACGTCCGCGTCGACGTGCAGTCGGCCCTCGCCCAGCTGGCGCCCCTGTGGGGGTTCAAGCCGCTGCTCGACATCGAGCCCGAGGAGGCCCGCGACAACCTCGCCCGCGCCTCGGTCATGGCTCTGTCCTTCGTGGCGCAGTCGGCCCGTGGGCAGGAGCGCCCCATGGTGCCCCAGCGCGATGTCGACAAGGGCAAGACCATCGTCGAGCGGTTCATGATCCGCTGGCGCGGCGAACCCGACCCCAAGCACGTCGAGGCCGTCGACGCGTACTGGGTGAGCGCCGCCGAGCACGGCATGAACGCGTCGACCTTCACTGCCCGGGTCATCGCCTCCACCGGCGCCGACGTCGCGGCCTGCCTCAGCGGTGCCGTGGGCGCCATGTCGGGTCCGCTGCACGGCGGCGCCCCCTCGCGCGTGCTGCACATGATCGAGGGCGTCGAGGAGACCGGCGACGCCACGGCATACGTCAAGGGAGTCCTCGACCGCGGCGAGCGCCTGATGGGCTTCGGGCACCGGGTCTACCGCGCCGAGGACCCGCGCGCCCGCGTGCTGCGCGCGACCTGCCAGCGCCTCGACGCCCCGCGGTACGAGGTGGCGGCCGCGTTGGAGCAGGCGGCTCTGACCGAGCTGCGCGAACGTCGTCCTGACCGCGTGCTCGAGACCAACGTCGAGTTCTGGGCCGCGGTACTGCTCGACTTCGCCGAGGTCCCGGCCTCGATGTTCACCCCGATGTTCAGCTGTGCCCGCTCGGCTGGCTGGTCGGCGCACATCCTCGAGCAGAAGAAGACGGGGCGGCTGATCCGACCGAGTGCGCGCTACATCGGCGAGGCCCCCCGCGGCCTCGAGGCCGTGGCCGGCTACCGCGCCTGA
- a CDS encoding pentapeptide repeat-containing protein — translation MLRAETDYDAEVLTGDLSGQSAPHARFLECTFQRCDLSDVKLTRARFGDTGLYAVHGAGLDLAESTWLDCVVQGARLGAVQLYGAELRRVRFEGCKIEFLNLRGATLLDCQFVDCQLLEPDFSEASLTQVSFEGSRLVTPEFGRATLRDVDLSAAEVVGPRGLTGLRGATISSLQLIDLAAAFAAELGVIVTD, via the coding sequence GTGCTGAGAGCCGAGACCGACTACGACGCGGAGGTGCTGACGGGCGACCTTTCCGGTCAGTCGGCACCGCACGCCCGTTTCCTCGAGTGCACCTTCCAACGGTGCGACCTGTCGGACGTGAAGCTCACGCGGGCGCGCTTCGGCGATACCGGGCTGTATGCCGTGCACGGCGCGGGCCTGGACCTCGCCGAGTCCACGTGGCTGGACTGCGTGGTCCAGGGGGCGCGGCTCGGGGCCGTCCAGCTCTACGGCGCCGAGCTGCGTCGGGTGCGGTTCGAGGGCTGCAAGATCGAGTTCCTCAACCTGCGCGGCGCCACCCTGCTCGACTGCCAGTTTGTCGACTGCCAGTTGCTCGAGCCTGACTTCTCCGAGGCGAGCCTGACGCAGGTCTCGTTCGAGGGGTCGCGGCTGGTGACGCCGGAGTTCGGCCGGGCGACGCTGCGCGACGTCGACCTCAGTGCGGCCGAGGTGGTCGGCCCCCGTGGGCTCACCGGGCTCAGGGGCGCCACGATCTCCTCACTGCAGCTCATCGACCTCGCGGCCGCGTTCGCCGCCGAGCTCGGCGTCATCGTCACCGACTAG
- the pdxH gene encoding pyridoxamine 5'-phosphate oxidase, whose product MADVRRADPVRIDYKGEGLSEEHVAPTPWQQAQRWVDEAVERSQAQPDVPEPLALSVATVDAAGRPNVRTVLLRFFDERGPGFVTNTESTKGLEIAATGGLAASLTWPAMCRAIRFRGVAQELGRDEVSGYFGSRPWGSRISAWASRQSQPVVGRAALEEAYERYAAQWPDRGRPDDVPVPDFWGGYRVVCDEVEFWGGRRNRLHDRLVFTRVAEGSLDEPTAWALSRRQP is encoded by the coding sequence ATGGCTGACGTGCGGCGCGCTGACCCGGTACGCATCGACTACAAGGGCGAGGGGCTCTCCGAGGAGCACGTCGCCCCCACCCCGTGGCAGCAGGCCCAGCGCTGGGTCGACGAGGCCGTGGAGCGCTCGCAGGCGCAGCCCGACGTGCCCGAGCCGCTCGCGCTCTCGGTCGCCACCGTGGATGCCGCGGGCCGACCGAATGTCCGGACCGTGCTCCTGCGCTTCTTCGACGAGCGTGGCCCCGGGTTCGTGACCAACACCGAGTCCACCAAGGGCCTGGAGATCGCGGCGACCGGAGGGCTTGCCGCCAGCCTGACCTGGCCGGCGATGTGCCGCGCGATCCGCTTCAGGGGCGTGGCCCAGGAGCTCGGTCGCGACGAGGTGAGCGGCTACTTCGGCTCGCGACCGTGGGGGTCGCGGATCTCGGCGTGGGCGTCGCGGCAGTCCCAGCCCGTCGTCGGCCGCGCCGCTCTGGAGGAGGCCTACGAGCGGTATGCCGCGCAGTGGCCCGACCGCGGCCGCCCCGACGACGTACCCGTGCCCGACTTCTGGGGCGGGTACCGGGTGGTCTGCGACGAGGTGGAGTTCTGGGGCGGGCGGCGGAACCGGCTGCATGACCGGCTGGTGTTCACCCGCGTTGCCGAGGGGTCCCTCGATGAGCCGACGGCCTGGGCGCTGTCCCGCCGCCAGCCCTGA
- the edd gene encoding phosphogluconate dehydratase, translating to MAPAVHPVVAHVTARLTERSRASRTAYLERLSRAASELSLRPARTDLGCSNLAHAVAACGGSDRVVMAADTGISLGIVTSYNDMLSAHAPFEHYPAAMKQTAREVGAVARVAGGVPAMCDGITQGRAGMELSLFSRDVIAMSTAIALSHDVFDGVLMLGVCDKIVPGLVAGALSFGHLPAALVPAGPMASGRSNAEKAETRKAYAAGEVGRDDLLASEVASYHSPGTCTFYGTANSNQMLMDVMGLHLPGAAFVHPDDPVREALTAATTRRVAEIAGSAAPYGIGQVVDEKSVVNGVVALLATGGSTNHTMHLIAMAAAAGVDLTWEDFDDLSAAVPSVARIYPNGPADVNHFHQAGGTPFLIRTLLDSGLLHEDVLTLAGPGLRRYTQRPTLVDGVLEFVDIAAESGDPAVLRPATEPFAADGGLRMLRGTLGHAVIKVSAVSEKDRVIEAPARVFTDQVGFLQAFSRRELDRDVVVVIREQGPSANGMPELHALTPSLGVLQKRGYAVALVTDGRMSGASGAIPAAIHVTPESVHAGPISKIHDGDIVRVDSLTGRLDVLVDEAQFAARVPAQRVTEDGVGTGRELFASMRTAVGRADEGAHVFATMGRAFASGVHGGGDAEPDYLKSVPQEEDVR from the coding sequence ATGGCGCCCGCCGTCCACCCTGTCGTTGCCCACGTCACTGCACGCCTCACCGAGCGCAGCCGAGCGAGCCGCACGGCATACCTCGAGCGGTTATCCCGAGCCGCCTCCGAACTCAGCCTGCGCCCCGCGCGCACCGACCTCGGCTGCTCCAACCTCGCCCACGCGGTGGCCGCGTGTGGCGGGTCGGACCGCGTCGTGATGGCCGCCGACACTGGCATCAGCCTCGGCATCGTCACGTCCTACAACGACATGCTCTCGGCGCACGCACCGTTCGAGCACTACCCCGCGGCGATGAAGCAGACCGCCCGTGAGGTCGGTGCGGTCGCGCGGGTCGCGGGCGGAGTGCCGGCGATGTGCGACGGCATCACCCAAGGTCGCGCTGGCATGGAGCTCAGCCTGTTCAGCCGCGACGTCATCGCCATGTCGACGGCGATCGCGCTGTCGCACGACGTGTTCGACGGTGTCCTGATGCTGGGGGTCTGCGACAAGATCGTGCCGGGCCTGGTCGCGGGTGCGCTGTCGTTCGGCCACCTGCCGGCAGCCCTCGTGCCGGCAGGACCCATGGCCAGCGGGCGGTCCAACGCCGAGAAGGCCGAGACCCGCAAGGCGTATGCCGCGGGCGAGGTCGGTCGCGACGACCTCCTCGCGAGCGAGGTCGCGTCCTACCATTCGCCGGGCACGTGCACGTTCTACGGCACGGCGAACTCCAACCAGATGCTCATGGACGTCATGGGGCTGCACCTGCCGGGCGCCGCGTTCGTCCACCCCGACGACCCGGTGCGCGAGGCCCTGACCGCGGCCACCACCCGTCGGGTGGCTGAGATCGCGGGCTCTGCGGCGCCCTACGGCATCGGCCAGGTCGTCGACGAGAAGTCCGTGGTCAACGGGGTCGTCGCCCTGCTCGCCACCGGGGGCTCGACCAACCACACGATGCACCTGATCGCGATGGCGGCGGCTGCGGGCGTCGACCTCACCTGGGAGGACTTCGACGACCTGTCGGCGGCCGTCCCGTCGGTCGCTCGCATCTACCCCAACGGGCCGGCCGACGTGAACCACTTCCATCAGGCCGGTGGCACGCCCTTCCTCATCCGGACCCTGCTCGACTCCGGCCTGCTGCACGAGGACGTCCTGACGCTCGCGGGCCCGGGCCTGCGCCGATACACCCAGCGCCCAACCCTGGTCGACGGCGTGCTCGAGTTCGTCGACATCGCCGCGGAGTCCGGCGACCCGGCCGTCCTGCGCCCGGCAACCGAGCCGTTCGCGGCCGACGGTGGCCTGCGGATGCTGCGCGGCACGCTGGGCCACGCGGTCATCAAGGTGTCTGCCGTGAGCGAGAAGGACCGCGTCATCGAGGCCCCCGCGCGCGTCTTCACCGACCAGGTGGGGTTCCTCCAGGCGTTCTCGAGGCGCGAGCTCGACCGGGACGTGGTCGTCGTGATCCGCGAGCAGGGCCCGAGCGCCAACGGCATGCCCGAGCTGCACGCGCTCACCCCGTCCCTCGGCGTCCTCCAGAAGCGGGGGTATGCCGTGGCGCTGGTCACCGACGGACGCATGAGCGGTGCCTCGGGCGCCATCCCCGCCGCGATCCACGTGACCCCGGAGTCGGTCCACGCCGGTCCGATCTCGAAGATCCACGACGGCGACATCGTCCGGGTGGACTCGCTGACCGGCCGTCTCGACGTACTCGTCGACGAGGCCCAGTTCGCCGCCCGCGTGCCCGCGCAACGAGTCACCGAGGACGGTGTCGGCACCGGTCGCGAGCTGTTCGCCTCGATGCGCACCGCCGTCGGCCGTGCCGACGAGGGCGCCCACGTGTTCGCCACCATGGGGCGCGCCTTTGCCTCTGGCGTCCACGGTGGTGGCGATGCCGAACCCGACTACCTGAAGTCCGTGCCCCAGGAGGAAGACGTCCGATGA
- the eda gene encoding bifunctional 4-hydroxy-2-oxoglutarate aldolase/2-dehydro-3-deoxy-phosphogluconate aldolase, whose amino-acid sequence MTLQTTGTTATTATPALRSEADILALAPVIPVVVVDSVEQAVPLARALLRGGIPVIELTLRSAAGLGAIEAVASEVEGMVVGAGTVVTPEQVRQVVDAGAQFIVTPGSPPRLLQAALDSGLPLLAGAGTLTEMLTLAEAGLEAMKFFPAEASGGRQYLSAVSGPCPQLRFCPTGGITPETAADWLALPNVGCVGGSWLTPKDAVAQGDWARIEALAASALALRP is encoded by the coding sequence ATGACCCTGCAAACCACCGGAACGACTGCAACCACTGCCACCCCAGCCCTGCGCAGCGAGGCCGACATCCTCGCCCTCGCCCCGGTCATCCCGGTGGTCGTCGTCGACTCCGTCGAGCAGGCGGTGCCGCTCGCCCGGGCCCTGCTGCGCGGCGGCATACCGGTCATCGAGCTCACGCTGCGCAGTGCGGCGGGGCTGGGCGCCATCGAGGCGGTCGCGTCCGAGGTGGAGGGCATGGTCGTCGGGGCCGGCACGGTGGTGACGCCGGAGCAGGTCCGGCAGGTGGTCGATGCCGGCGCGCAGTTCATCGTCACGCCGGGGTCGCCGCCGCGGCTCCTGCAGGCAGCCCTCGACAGTGGGCTGCCGCTGCTGGCCGGCGCGGGCACGCTCACCGAGATGCTCACCCTGGCCGAGGCCGGTCTCGAGGCGATGAAGTTCTTCCCGGCCGAGGCCAGCGGCGGACGGCAGTACCTGTCCGCCGTGAGTGGACCGTGCCCGCAGCTGCGGTTCTGCCCGACCGGCGGAATCACCCCGGAGACTGCCGCCGACTGGCTCGCCCTGCCCAATGTCGGCTGCGTCGGCGGGTCCTGGCTGACCCCGAAAGATGCTGTCGCCCAAGGGGACTGGGCCCGGATCGAGGCGCTCGCGGCGTCGGCGCTGGCGTTGCGTCCCTGA